The Miscanthus floridulus cultivar M001 chromosome 17, ASM1932011v1, whole genome shotgun sequence genome has a window encoding:
- the LOC136515542 gene encoding glycine-rich cell wall structural protein 1.0-like has translation MRRGARGGAGEEGRGRRRGVARAGWAWTGWPAVEGTTSGRGHRGACGRAWRGCGGPVAAAGARGRTWRDGAGWPGYAMARLGRRGGGSARGRAWQAGASRSGLVGLRRRGGSGDGGARGGGTPSWAALLAAAAV, from the coding sequence ATGAGGAGGGGCGCACGCGGCGGGGCGGGCGAGGAGGGGCGCGGCCGGCGCCGGGGCGTGGCTAGGGCTGGGTGGGCTTGGACGGGCTGGCCGGCCGTGGAGGGCACGACCAGCGGGCGCGGCCACCGCGGTGCGTGCGGCCGTGCGTGGCGGGGCTGCGGCGGGCCGgtggccgccgccggcgcgcgcGGGCGGACGTGGCGGGATGGGGCGGGCTGGCCGGGCTACGCGATGGCAAGGCTCGGGCGGAGGGGCGGAGGCAGCGCCCGCGGCCGGGCGTGGCAGGCTGGGGCGAGCCGAAGCGGGCTTGTGGGGCTGCGGCGGCGAGGGGGCTCGGGCGACGGCGGGGCTCGCGGCGGCGGCACACCGAGCTGGGCCGCGCTCctcgcggcggcggctgtgtga